In one window of Polaromonas naphthalenivorans CJ2 DNA:
- the putA gene encoding trifunctional transcriptional regulator/proline dehydrogenase/L-glutamate gamma-semialdehyde dehydrogenase, producing MSTVTLGLKVDEALRARIREAAAQQGRAPHWLIKQAVLQYVENIERGQLPQGTTLGATDGIQKTGLDDAGEPLLPVNTTLSSQPFLDWAQNVLPQTSLRAAVTAAWHRPEEECLPMLVQLAHTGDAAQRAAIEDVATRLVQGLRGRQDAGGVEALVQEFSLSSQEGVALMCLAEALLRIPDNATRDALIRDKISRGDWHAHLGNSPSMFVNAAVWGLMLTGKLTATSSEKSLGSSLTRLIGKGGEPLIRQGVHRAMKLMGEQFVTGQTISEALANSRALEKAGFRYSYDMLGEAAATEQDAERYLASYEQAIHAIGKASHGRGIHEGPGISVKLSALHPRYSRAQRDRVMGELLPRLLRLTLLARRYDIGLNIDAEEADRLELSLDLLESLCFDPALKGWNGIGFVVQAYQKRCPYVIDYLIDLARRSSHRLMVRLVKGAYWDSEIKRAQEGGLDGYPVFTRKVHTDVSYLACARKLLAAPDAVYPQFATHNAQTVASIYHMAGGNYYSGQYEFQCLHGMGEPLYEQVTGSAADGKLARPCRIYAPVGTHETLLAYLVRRLLENGANTSFVNRIGDASVPVAELVVDPVADVRQIALETGRLGAPHPKIALPRQLFANLGAQSRLNSSGLNLAHEQQLASLAAGLLRSTQVTYAAAASVADVSSFDPDKAVADGWQPVLNPADTRDQVGWVRPATAQEVEQVVSRAASAAQIWQGTPPQERAACLTRAADLLEQRTQSLLGLIVREAGKSLPNAIAEVREAVDFLRYYAAQVEATFDNDSHRPLGVVLCISPWNFPLAIFTGQVAAALASGNCALAKPAEQTPLVAGVMVNILHEAGVPQDAVQLVPGAGDTVGAALVAHRQVAGVMFTGSTEVSRLIAQTLAKRLSPQGRCIPLIAETGGQNALVADSSALAEQLVGDVLASSFDSAGQRCSALRLLCIQEDGAERVVHMIKEAMREWVMGNPDRMHTDVGPVIDEDARIQIERHIAAMQAAGQSVTRMARDESAGQGHFVMPALIEIDSIQRLKREVFGPVLHVLRYRREQLGEVLDAINATGYGLTFGVHSRIDETIAQVTQKVQAGNIYVNRNVIGAVVGVQPFGGMGLSGTGPKAGGPLYLYRLLQAGQSQGKLALAALPAMPVSRTSAPAIGRDPADVPALKALQSLGAALQGPQFAALAGWQGSGDAALAVAACEAYRASSVLGQLFTLPGPTGESNRYQLLPRGAVWAAPQTALGLVHQVAAALASGNPCWLETPAASSAVAQALAALPPEAQGFVESRTTAQLLGETQLSAMLFEGDGDALQALLPRVAQRPGALVRIENLTPAQLADGALYDMSALMHEQSISTNTAAAGGNAQLMTMG from the coding sequence ATGTCCACAGTCACGCTCGGCCTGAAGGTTGATGAGGCGCTTCGAGCCCGTATCAGGGAAGCCGCCGCCCAGCAAGGCAGGGCTCCCCACTGGCTGATCAAGCAGGCAGTCTTGCAGTATGTCGAAAACATCGAGCGGGGTCAGTTGCCGCAAGGTACAACCCTGGGTGCAACCGATGGTATCCAGAAAACCGGGCTTGACGATGCCGGCGAGCCGCTCCTGCCGGTCAATACCACGCTTTCTTCTCAGCCCTTCCTGGACTGGGCGCAAAACGTCCTGCCGCAGACCAGCTTGCGCGCCGCCGTCACCGCCGCCTGGCACCGGCCCGAGGAAGAGTGCCTGCCCATGCTGGTGCAACTGGCGCACACCGGCGATGCCGCCCAGCGCGCCGCCATCGAAGACGTCGCCACCCGGCTCGTGCAAGGCCTGCGCGGCAGACAAGACGCCGGCGGCGTGGAAGCGCTGGTGCAGGAATTCTCGCTCTCCAGCCAGGAAGGCGTGGCGCTGATGTGCCTGGCCGAGGCGCTGCTGCGCATTCCCGACAACGCCACGCGCGACGCGCTGATCCGCGACAAGATCAGCCGTGGCGACTGGCATGCGCACCTGGGCAATTCGCCGTCGATGTTTGTCAACGCCGCCGTCTGGGGGCTGATGCTGACCGGCAAGCTGACCGCCACCAGCAGCGAAAAAAGCCTGGGCTCGTCGCTGACCCGTCTGATCGGCAAGGGCGGCGAGCCGCTGATCCGCCAGGGCGTGCACCGCGCCATGAAGCTCATGGGCGAGCAGTTCGTGACCGGCCAGACCATCTCCGAAGCCCTGGCCAACAGCCGCGCGCTGGAAAAGGCCGGCTTTCGCTATTCCTACGACATGCTGGGCGAAGCCGCCGCGACCGAGCAGGACGCCGAGCGCTACCTGGCGTCCTACGAGCAGGCCATCCATGCCATCGGCAAGGCGTCGCACGGGCGCGGCATCCATGAAGGGCCGGGCATTTCGGTCAAGCTGTCGGCGCTGCACCCGCGCTACAGCCGCGCCCAGCGCGACCGGGTGATGGGCGAGCTGCTGCCGCGACTGCTCAGGCTCACGCTGCTGGCGCGCCGCTACGACATCGGCCTGAACATTGACGCCGAGGAGGCCGACCGGCTCGAACTCTCGCTCGACCTGCTTGAAAGCCTGTGCTTCGACCCGGCGCTCAAGGGCTGGAACGGCATCGGCTTCGTGGTGCAGGCCTACCAGAAGCGCTGCCCCTACGTGATCGACTACCTGATCGACCTGGCCAGGCGCAGCAGCCACCGACTGATGGTGCGGCTGGTCAAGGGCGCCTACTGGGACAGCGAGATCAAGCGCGCGCAAGAGGGTGGCCTGGACGGCTACCCGGTGTTCACGCGCAAGGTGCACACCGACGTTTCCTACCTGGCCTGCGCGCGCAAGCTGCTGGCCGCGCCCGACGCTGTTTACCCGCAGTTCGCCACCCACAATGCGCAGACCGTAGCAAGCATCTACCACATGGCTGGTGGCAACTACTACAGCGGCCAGTACGAATTCCAGTGCCTGCACGGCATGGGCGAGCCGCTGTATGAGCAGGTCACGGGCAGTGCCGCCGACGGCAAGCTGGCCCGCCCCTGCCGCATCTACGCCCCGGTCGGCACGCACGAGACGCTGCTGGCCTACCTGGTGCGCCGCCTGCTGGAGAACGGCGCCAACACCTCGTTCGTCAACCGCATCGGCGATGCCAGCGTGCCGGTGGCCGAACTGGTCGTTGACCCGGTGGCTGACGTGCGCCAGATCGCGCTTGAAACCGGCCGGCTGGGCGCGCCGCACCCGAAGATCGCGCTGCCGCGCCAGCTGTTTGCCAACCTGGGCGCGCAGTCGCGGCTGAACTCGTCGGGCCTGAACCTGGCGCACGAGCAGCAACTGGCGTCGCTTGCCGCCGGCCTGCTGCGCAGCACCCAGGTCACTTACGCTGCAGCGGCCAGCGTTGCCGACGTTTCATCCTTCGATCCGGACAAGGCCGTAGCCGACGGCTGGCAGCCTGTCTTGAACCCGGCCGACACGCGCGACCAGGTCGGCTGGGTGCGCCCGGCCACCGCGCAGGAAGTCGAGCAGGTCGTCAGCCGCGCCGCCAGCGCCGCGCAGATCTGGCAGGGCACGCCGCCGCAGGAGCGCGCCGCCTGCTTGACACGCGCGGCCGACCTGCTGGAGCAGCGCACGCAAAGCCTGCTGGGCCTGATCGTGCGCGAAGCCGGCAAGTCGCTGCCCAACGCGATTGCCGAGGTGCGCGAAGCGGTGGACTTTTTGCGCTACTACGCCGCCCAGGTCGAGGCGACCTTCGACAACGACTCGCACCGCCCGCTCGGTGTGGTGCTGTGCATCAGCCCGTGGAACTTCCCGCTGGCGATTTTCACCGGCCAGGTGGCCGCCGCGCTGGCCAGCGGCAACTGCGCGCTGGCCAAGCCGGCCGAGCAGACGCCGCTGGTTGCCGGTGTGATGGTGAACATCCTGCACGAAGCCGGCGTGCCGCAGGATGCCGTGCAGCTGGTGCCCGGCGCGGGTGATACCGTCGGCGCGGCGCTGGTGGCGCACCGTCAGGTGGCCGGCGTGATGTTCACCGGCTCGACCGAAGTGTCGCGGCTGATCGCGCAGACGCTGGCGAAACGCCTGAGCCCGCAGGGCCGCTGCATCCCGCTGATCGCCGAGACCGGCGGCCAGAACGCGCTGGTGGCCGACTCGTCGGCGCTGGCCGAGCAGCTGGTCGGCGACGTGCTGGCCTCAAGCTTTGATTCGGCCGGCCAGCGCTGCTCGGCGCTGCGCCTGCTGTGCATCCAGGAAGACGGCGCTGAGCGCGTGGTCCATATGATCAAGGAAGCCATGCGCGAATGGGTCATGGGCAACCCCGACCGCATGCACACCGATGTCGGCCCGGTGATCGACGAGGACGCGCGCATCCAGATCGAGCGGCACATTGCCGCCATGCAGGCCGCAGGCCAGAGCGTCACCCGCATGGCGCGTGACGAAAGCGCCGGCCAGGGCCATTTCGTGATGCCCGCGCTGATCGAGATCGACAGCATCCAGCGCCTCAAGCGCGAGGTCTTCGGCCCGGTGCTGCATGTGCTGCGCTACCGCCGCGAGCAGCTCGGCGAGGTGCTGGACGCGATCAACGCCACCGGCTACGGCCTGACCTTCGGCGTGCACAGCCGCATCGACGAAACCATTGCCCAGGTCACGCAGAAGGTGCAGGCCGGCAATATCTACGTCAACCGCAATGTGATTGGCGCGGTGGTCGGCGTGCAGCCCTTCGGCGGAATGGGCCTGTCCGGCACCGGCCCCAAGGCGGGCGGCCCGCTCTACCTGTACCGCCTGCTGCAGGCCGGCCAGTCGCAGGGCAAGCTGGCGCTGGCTGCGCTGCCGGCGATGCCCGTCAGCCGCACGTCCGCGCCCGCCATCGGGCGCGACCCGGCCGATGTGCCCGCGCTGAAGGCGCTGCAAAGCCTGGGCGCTGCATTGCAAGGCCCCCAATTTGCCGCGCTGGCGGGCTGGCAGGGCAGCGGTGACGCCGCACTGGCCGTGGCCGCGTGCGAAGCGTACCGCGCCAGCAGCGTGCTGGGCCAGCTGTTCACCCTGCCCGGACCCACCGGCGAGTCGAACCGCTACCAGCTGCTGCCGCGCGGCGCCGTCTGGGCCGCGCCGCAGACCGCGCTCGGCCTGGTGCACCAGGTAGCGGCGGCGCTGGCCAGCGGCAACCCGTGCTGGCTGGAGACGCCTGCGGCCAGCAGCGCCGTGGCGCAGGCGCTGGCCGCGCTGCCGCCCGAGGCGCAGGGCTTTGTCGAGTCACGCACCACCGCGCAACTGCTGGGCGAGACGCAGCTGAGCGCGATGCTGTTCGAGGGCGATGGCGACGCGCTGCAGGCCTTGTTGCCGCGCGTCGCGCAGCGCCCCGGCGCCCTCGTGCGGATTGAAAACCTGACCCCGGCGCAACTGGCCGACGGCGCCCTGTACGACATGAGCGCGCTGATGCATGAGCAAAGCATCAGCACCAACACCGCCGCAGCCGGCGGCAACGCGCAGCTCATGACGATGGGCTGA
- a CDS encoding barstar family protein, which yields METPLRKDDEIPLKGIRPNIVQSIRAFRVPELQEAATKLNQHFLYANLGNAQSKQDILDMIAAQYTFPAHVGKNFDALYDCMTDLVHKSGPQPGFIVVLEQIPAHAKFDKEAREQLLDIFRDAADYWADRKIPFRCFYSFL from the coding sequence ATGGAAACACCACTTCGTAAGGACGACGAAATACCATTGAAGGGCATCCGGCCCAACATTGTTCAGTCCATACGCGCCTTTCGTGTGCCCGAATTGCAGGAAGCTGCGACGAAGCTGAACCAGCATTTTCTGTATGCCAACCTGGGCAACGCCCAGAGCAAGCAGGACATTCTGGACATGATCGCGGCCCAGTACACCTTCCCGGCGCATGTCGGCAAGAACTTCGATGCCTTGTACGACTGCATGACGGACCTGGTTCACAAATCAGGCCCGCAGCCCGGCTTTATCGTCGTGCTGGAGCAGATTCCTGCGCACGCCAAATTCGACAAGGAAGCGCGCGAGCAACTGCTCGACATCTTCCGGGATGCAGCCGACTACTGGGCGGATCGCAAGATACCGTTCAGATGCTTCTATTCTTTTCTGTAG
- a CDS encoding NADP-dependent malic enzyme yields MLTPSAAMPHDLDTERNEKRAELRRAALEYHEFPTPGKIAISATKQLTNQRDLALAYSPGVAAPCEEIVKDPNAAFKYTSRGNLVAVITNGTAVLGLGDIGPLASKPVMEGKGVLFKKFAGVDVFDIEIDEKDPAKLVEIIASLEPTFGAINLEDIKAPDCFYIERELRKRMKIPVFHDDQHGTAITVGAAMLNALKVAGKDPKKVKLVTSGAGAAALACLGLLLKLGIPRENIYVTDLAGVVYEGRTELMDEDKIQFAQPTQARTLGEIIEGADVFLGLSAGGVLKKEMVAKMAAHPIIFALANPNPEITPEDVKSVRDDAIIATGRSDYPNQVNNVLCFPYIFRGALDAGASTITIEMEIAAVHAIAELAQAEQSEVVAAAYIGEKLTFGPEYLIPKPFDPRLMMKIAPAVAQAAADSGVALRPIADMDHYRERLQSFVYASGTIMKPIFTAAKVAARKRVAYAEGEEERVLRACQIVVDENLARPTLIGRPAIIAQRIEKFGLRLKEELDYDVVNVEQDHRYRDFWQTYHRLTERSGVTAQMAKIEMRRRLTLIAGMLLLKGDVDGLICGTWGTTSHHLAYLDQVIGKREGVNTYACMNGLMLPGRQVFLLDTHVNYDPTAEQLAEITTMAAEEMMRFGIKPKAALLSHSNFGSSNHPSALKMRRTLELLREQTPWLEVDGEMHGDVALDAEGRRLIMPNSTLTGEANLLVLPNIDAANISYNLLKTAAGGNIAIGPVLLGANKPMHILTPTATVRRIVNMTALTVADANAAR; encoded by the coding sequence ATGCTCACCCCATCCGCTGCGATGCCCCACGATCTTGATACCGAGCGCAACGAAAAGCGCGCCGAACTGCGCCGCGCCGCGCTGGAATACCATGAGTTTCCAACCCCCGGCAAGATTGCCATTTCCGCCACCAAGCAGCTGACCAACCAGCGCGATCTGGCGCTGGCCTATTCGCCCGGCGTGGCCGCGCCCTGCGAGGAAATCGTCAAGGACCCGAACGCCGCCTTCAAGTACACCAGCCGGGGCAACCTGGTCGCCGTCATCACCAACGGCACGGCGGTGCTGGGACTGGGCGACATCGGCCCGCTGGCTTCCAAGCCGGTCATGGAAGGCAAGGGCGTGCTGTTCAAGAAGTTCGCCGGCGTCGATGTGTTCGACATCGAGATCGACGAGAAAGACCCGGCCAAACTGGTCGAGATCATCGCCTCGCTGGAGCCGACCTTCGGCGCCATCAACCTCGAAGACATCAAGGCGCCGGACTGCTTTTATATCGAGCGCGAACTGCGCAAGCGCATGAAGATTCCGGTCTTTCACGACGACCAGCACGGCACGGCCATCACCGTCGGCGCGGCCATGCTCAACGCCCTGAAGGTAGCGGGCAAGGATCCGAAAAAAGTCAAGCTCGTGACCTCCGGCGCGGGTGCGGCGGCGCTGGCCTGCCTGGGCCTGCTGCTCAAGCTGGGCATTCCGCGCGAGAACATCTACGTGACCGACCTGGCCGGGGTGGTCTATGAAGGCCGCACCGAACTGATGGACGAGGACAAGATCCAGTTCGCCCAGCCCACGCAAGCCCGCACGCTGGGCGAAATCATCGAAGGCGCGGATGTCTTTCTGGGTCTGTCGGCTGGCGGCGTGCTCAAGAAAGAGATGGTCGCGAAGATGGCGGCCCACCCCATCATTTTTGCGCTGGCCAACCCAAACCCGGAAATCACGCCCGAAGACGTCAAGTCGGTGCGCGATGACGCCATCATCGCCACCGGCCGCAGCGACTACCCGAACCAGGTCAACAACGTCCTGTGCTTTCCGTATATCTTTCGCGGCGCGCTGGATGCCGGCGCATCGACCATCACCATCGAGATGGAAATCGCCGCCGTCCACGCCATTGCCGAGTTGGCGCAGGCCGAGCAGAGCGAAGTGGTCGCCGCCGCCTACATCGGCGAAAAGCTGACCTTCGGCCCGGAATACCTGATTCCCAAGCCGTTTGATCCGCGCCTGATGATGAAGATTGCACCGGCCGTGGCCCAGGCCGCCGCCGACAGCGGCGTGGCGCTGCGGCCCATCGCCGACATGGACCACTACCGCGAGCGCCTGCAAAGCTTTGTCTATGCCTCCGGCACGATCATGAAGCCGATTTTCACGGCGGCCAAGGTCGCGGCCCGCAAGCGCGTGGCCTATGCCGAAGGCGAGGAAGAGCGCGTGCTGCGCGCCTGCCAGATCGTGGTGGACGAAAACCTGGCCCGGCCGACGCTGATTGGCCGCCCGGCCATCATCGCCCAGCGGATTGAAAAGTTCGGCCTGCGCCTGAAGGAAGAACTCGACTACGACGTGGTCAATGTCGAGCAGGACCACCGCTACCGCGACTTCTGGCAGACCTACCACCGCCTGACCGAGCGCAGCGGCGTGACGGCGCAGATGGCCAAGATCGAAATGCGCCGCCGCCTGACCTTGATTGCCGGCATGCTGCTGCTCAAGGGCGATGTGGACGGCCTGATCTGCGGCACCTGGGGCACGACGAGCCACCATCTGGCCTACCTGGACCAGGTCATCGGCAAGCGCGAAGGCGTCAACACCTATGCCTGCATGAACGGGCTGATGCTCCCCGGCCGCCAGGTGTTTTTGCTCGACACCCACGTCAACTACGACCCGACAGCCGAGCAGCTGGCCGAAATCACCACCATGGCGGCCGAGGAAATGATGCGCTTCGGCATCAAGCCCAAGGCGGCGCTGCTGTCGCATTCGAACTTCGGCTCGTCCAACCACCCGAGCGCCCTGAAAATGCGCCGCACGCTCGAACTGCTGCGCGAGCAGACGCCCTGGCTCGAAGTCGATGGCGAAATGCACGGCGACGTGGCGCTGGATGCCGAGGGCCGCCGCCTCATCATGCCCAACAGCACGCTGACCGGCGAAGCCAACCTGCTGGTGCTGCCCAATATTGACGCCGCCAACATTTCCTACAACCTGCTCAAGACCGCAGCCGGCGGCAACATTGCCATTGGCCCGGTGCTGCTGGGTGCCAACAAGCCGATGCACATCCTGACGCCAACGGCCACCGTGCGCCGGATTGTCAACATGACGGCACTCACGGTCGCGGACGCCAACGCCGCACGCTAA
- the rsmA gene encoding 16S rRNA (adenine(1518)-N(6)/adenine(1519)-N(6))-dimethyltransferase RsmA — MKHIARKRFGQHFLTDRLIIEGIVEAIAPLPGQPMVEIGPGLAAMTRPLVERLGHLTVIELDRDLARQLRSNPQLTVIESDVLRVDFLQLAEQVQSAGALRGAASQTPSPCKLRVVGNLPYNISTPILFHLLDAVEVIEDQHFMLQKEVIDRMVAMPSTSDYGRLSVMLQWRYAMENVLYVPPQSFDPPPRVDSAIVRMVPHAEPARLDVKLLSELVRVAFSQRRKLLRHTLGQWLEQHAFSGEFDVKRRAEEVPVAEYLALAQQVQTGTAQPEKIELL; from the coding sequence ATGAAACACATTGCGCGCAAGCGCTTCGGCCAGCATTTCCTGACCGACCGGCTGATCATCGAAGGCATCGTGGAGGCGATTGCGCCTTTGCCCGGCCAGCCGATGGTCGAGATCGGTCCTGGCCTGGCCGCGATGACGCGGCCGCTGGTCGAGCGCCTTGGGCACCTGACGGTGATCGAGCTGGACCGCGACCTGGCGCGCCAGCTGCGCTCGAATCCGCAACTGACGGTCATTGAATCCGATGTGCTGCGGGTGGATTTCCTGCAGTTGGCGGAGCAGGTCCAGTCTGCCGGCGCGTTGCGCGGCGCAGCCTCGCAAACCCCCAGCCCTTGCAAGTTGCGGGTGGTCGGCAATCTGCCCTACAACATCTCCACGCCCATCCTGTTTCACCTGCTTGATGCGGTCGAGGTGATTGAAGACCAGCATTTCATGCTGCAAAAGGAAGTCATCGACCGCATGGTGGCTATGCCCTCGACCAGCGACTACGGCCGCCTGAGCGTGATGCTGCAGTGGCGCTATGCGATGGAAAATGTCCTGTATGTGCCGCCGCAGAGCTTTGATCCGCCGCCGCGCGTGGACAGCGCCATCGTGCGCATGGTGCCGCATGCCGAGCCGGCCAGGCTGGACGTCAAGCTGCTGAGCGAGCTGGTGCGGGTCGCCTTCAGCCAGCGCCGCAAACTGCTGCGCCACACGCTCGGCCAATGGCTGGAGCAGCATGCGTTTTCTGGCGAGTTCGATGTCAAGCGGCGCGCCGAAGAGGTGCCGGTGGCCGAGTACCTGGCGCTGGCGCAGCAGGTACAGACCGGCACGGCGCAGCCCGAAAAAATAGAACTGCTATAA
- a CDS encoding peptidylprolyl isomerase, with translation MTKHRFLTVRPLAAALALVLALPLSVVQAQIARPSAAPRLVVPAAPAGNAAPRAGAQQQADFIVVVVNSEPITNNEVRTKLLRTEQQLKQQSIALPPRSELMPQLLERMISDKAQLQAAQATGFKIDDNAVEGAVQTVARQNQITVDELRRRLKADGIDYAQFRSEIRDELLISRLRQREVESRINVSEMEIDDYLRSQEGKPGAAGAAPAALNLAEILVAVPENATPEQVASLQAKARQVLERAKAGADFAALATEVSAAASRSNGGQIGLRSADRYPPLFVEATQSLPAGGLAGPVRSAAGFHILKVIEKRQGGLPDAVITQTHARHILLRLTPQLTEAAAVEKLAGFKKRIVAGQADFAALARENSQDASAKQGGDLGWVPGGAFVPEFEKVMNALAPNQVSDPLVSRFGVHLVQVLERREAPVSPRDQREMVRGMLREKKQNEAYVRWAEDIRGRAYVEFREQPQ, from the coding sequence ATGACTAAACACCGTTTTTTGACTGTCCGGCCGCTGGCCGCTGCGCTGGCGCTCGTGCTTGCGCTGCCGCTGAGCGTCGTGCAGGCCCAGATCGCCCGGCCTTCGGCCGCGCCGCGCCTGGTGGTGCCGGCCGCGCCGGCGGGCAATGCCGCGCCACGCGCGGGCGCCCAGCAGCAGGCCGACTTCATCGTGGTCGTGGTCAATTCCGAGCCGATCACCAACAATGAAGTGCGCACCAAGCTGCTGCGCACCGAGCAGCAGCTCAAGCAGCAGAGCATCGCCCTGCCGCCGCGCAGCGAGCTGATGCCGCAACTGCTGGAGCGCATGATCAGCGACAAGGCCCAGTTGCAGGCCGCGCAGGCCACGGGCTTCAAGATCGACGACAACGCCGTCGAGGGCGCGGTCCAGACGGTCGCCCGCCAGAACCAGATCACGGTCGATGAGCTGCGCCGCCGCCTGAAGGCCGACGGCATCGACTATGCCCAGTTCCGCTCGGAGATTCGTGACGAACTCTTGATCAGCCGGCTGCGCCAGCGCGAAGTCGAGTCGCGCATCAACGTGAGCGAGATGGAAATTGACGACTACCTGCGCAGCCAGGAAGGCAAGCCGGGTGCTGCAGGTGCGGCCCCGGCGGCGCTCAACCTGGCTGAAATCCTGGTGGCGGTGCCCGAAAACGCCACGCCCGAGCAGGTCGCCAGCCTGCAGGCCAAGGCCCGGCAGGTGCTGGAGCGTGCCAAGGCCGGTGCCGACTTCGCCGCGCTGGCGACCGAGGTTTCGGCGGCGGCTTCGCGCAGCAATGGCGGCCAGATCGGCCTGCGCAGCGCCGACCGCTATCCGCCGTTGTTTGTCGAGGCGACGCAAAGCCTGCCTGCGGGCGGCCTGGCCGGCCCGGTGCGCAGCGCCGCCGGGTTTCACATCCTGAAGGTGATCGAGAAGCGGCAGGGCGGTTTGCCCGATGCGGTCATCACGCAAACCCATGCCCGCCACATCCTGCTGCGGCTGACGCCCCAGCTCACCGAAGCGGCCGCCGTGGAAAAACTCGCCGGCTTCAAGAAGCGCATCGTGGCCGGCCAGGCCGACTTTGCCGCCCTGGCGCGCGAAAACAGCCAGGATGCCTCGGCCAAGCAGGGCGGCGACCTGGGCTGGGTGCCTGGCGGCGCTTTCGTGCCGGAATTTGAAAAGGTCATGAACGCCTTGGCGCCCAACCAGGTCTCCGACCCGCTGGTGTCGCGCTTCGGCGTTCACCTGGTGCAGGTGCTGGAACGCCGCGAGGCGCCGGTTTCGCCGCGTGACCAGCGCGAGATGGTGCGCGGCATGCTGCGCGAGAAAAAGCAGAACGAAGCCTATGTGCGCTGGGCCGAGGACATCCGTGGCCGCGCCTACGTGGAATTCCGCGAGCAGCCGCAATGA